GAAGCACGCGCGGCATGGCTGGGTTGGGCAATCGCCCGCACGATCCACGCCGTGCCCGCCAAGGCGACCGGCAGCGAGTTCGTCGATCACCTCGGCTGCAAGCTCGGGATCGACGTCGCCGCCTGGTGGCGACCGACCGCGAAGAATTATTTCAAGCGGCTCACCAAGACGACGATCCTCGATCTGTTCGCGGAAATCGGCGGCAGCGAACTCGGCCAACGCTATGGCGCGTCAAAGAAGGACCTCCTCGCTTCCTCGGCCGAACAGCTCTTCGCGGGCAACATCATCGTGGAAGCCGACGTCAAGGAAAAGGCGCTCGCCTGGCTTCCCGACGCGATGCGCTTCGACCGTCCCGTCGCAGAGCTGGCGAACGACGATGCCGACCTGGAGCCAGCCGATGCCGCCGAACTGACGGTCGACGACGATCCGGTCGGTGCTGGCGACGAGGACGAACCGGTGGCCGACGCGGCCTGATCAGCCAGCGCCGACCTCGATTAGGGGCTGCGACGATGCGTCGCGGCCCCTTTTTCATGCCGCCTACCCGACTGGAGGAAAGGGGGAGGGCGGTGTGCGGCAGGGGCAGGCGCCCCGGAGCCGTTTCAGGAGATCGTCCATGACTCTTCCGCTTTTCAAACTCGCCGACACTCCAGATTCCGGCGCCCGGGAAAAGGCCGAACGCCTTCACGGCGTCGCACGGGCTCTGCAAACCCGGCTCGCCGACCCGCAATCGGTAACGCGTTCGCTGCTCAAAGGTCTCATGTCGGAGGCATTCGGCGGATCGGATGCCGACGGACACTGGTCGATGCGCGATGCCTATGACGCGCTCGAAGCGGCGCAGGCTTCGAACATGCTGTCGCTCGATGAAGGCCAAAACCCGGACTGCGCGCCGGAAGTTGCCTTCTCGGCCATTCTCGCCTTCGAGAAGGCGCTGCCAACCCAGACCTATCGCAGCGAACACCAGGTCGAGATGCAGCAGTTCAGCACGCCAGCCGCACTCGGCTGGCTCGCGACGCGTGCAGCGGCGATTACGGCCGAGGACCATGTGCTCGAACCGTCGGCGGGCACCGGCATGCTCGCAGCGCGCGCGATCGCCGCCGGAGCCTCCGTAACCCTCAACGAACGCGATCCCTGCCGCGCCGCGCTGCTCGCTCTCGTGACGAACGCCGAAGTCACCACGCACGATGCCGAGTTCATCAACGACCGGCTGCCGCCGGATGTTCGGCCCACGGTCGTCCTGATCAATCCGCCTTTCAGCCGCAGCGAAGGCCGCGGCGAGGATCGCCACGCCGGTGCCCGCCACCTTCGCTCCGCGTTGCTCCGCCTCGCCGACGGCGGACGCTGTGTCGCAATCATGTCGCCGGCCTTTGCGCATGACGGCAGCGGCGCCCGCGGCTATGTCTCGGTCGCCGAGATCGCTCGTCCGCGCGTCGAGATTACCATTCTCGGCCGCCCGTACGTCAAGCATGGGACCGGCATCGCCGTTCGGCTGATCGTCTTCGACAAGGGCTGGATCGGCGAGACCGAACGCCACACGGTCGATACGATCGAGGCGGCGTTGCCCATCGTGCTTGCGCTCCCGCCCCGGTTGCACCCATCCGACGAACCGCCCCCCGCCTCGCCGGCGGTGATCCCGTTCCGTCCGGCGCTCAAATCCGCGTCGGGATCGCTCTTTTCCGGGCTCGCGAGCCCCAAGGTCATGGCGCCGTCGCGGATCGCCGCCAAGGACGATCCGGCCGAACCGCTCGCTTACTCTGTTCGTGACGCGCCGCTACCGGTCGGTGATCCCGTCGGCATTTACGCGCCCTGGCGCCTCGCCCGGATAGATATTCCGGGCGCGACGCCTCATCCCGACAATCTTGTTGAATCGCTGGCCATGGCGTCGGTACTGCCGCCGATCCCTCAGTATCGCCCGCTCTTTCAGAAGCGGGCGAGCAGCGCACTGTCCGATGCTCAGCTCGAAGCGATCATCTATGCTGGCGATGCTTTCTCACGCGACCTGCCGGGACGGTTCGTGCCCAATGAAGCAGGCGACCAGCTGCGCGAGAATGCGGACGGACATGCTTATCGCATGGGCTTCTTCATTGGTGACGGCACTGGCGTCGGCAAGGGGCGCGAGGGCGCCGCGATCATTCGAGACCAGTGGAACTGCGGCAACTGCCGCGCCGTCTGGATTTCGAGGGGCGCGACACTGATCGAGGATGCGCGCCGCGACTGGACCGCGCTTGGCGGCCTCCCGATCGACATCCAGCCGCTCGACGCTTTTCCGCTGGGGCAACCAATCGGCATGGCGAGCGGCATCCTCTTCCTCACCTATGCGACGCTCCGCTCGCAGCGCCACGACCAATGCTCGCGCCTCCAGCAGATACTCCAGTGGACGGAAGCCACTTTCGAGGGCGTGATCCTGTTCGACGAATCCCATTCGATGGGCAATGCGGCGGGCACCAAGGACGAATATCGCCAGGCCAAGGGGTCTGAACAGGGATTGGCCGGAGTGCGCCTGCAGAACGCACTGCCGCGCGCCCGGGTGGTCTATGAATCGGCCACCGGCGCCACCAAGCCCGAGAATCTGAGTTATGCCTCGCGGCTCGGGCTTTGGGGGCCCGGCACGGCCTTCGTGAACCGCGACGCTTTTCTCGCTGCGATGACCGACGGCGGTATCGCGGCGATGGAGATCGTCGCCCGCGACCTCAAGTCCATGGGTCTCTACACGGCGCGTGCACTGAGTTTCGCCGGCGTCGAATATGACCCGCTCGAGCATCGGCTGACGCCCGACCAGATAGAGATTTACGATGCCTATGCCGACGCCT
This DNA window, taken from Sphingopyxis sp. PAMC25046, encodes the following:
- a CDS encoding strawberry notch-like NTP hydrolase domain-containing protein, yielding MTLPLFKLADTPDSGAREKAERLHGVARALQTRLADPQSVTRSLLKGLMSEAFGGSDADGHWSMRDAYDALEAAQASNMLSLDEGQNPDCAPEVAFSAILAFEKALPTQTYRSEHQVEMQQFSTPAALGWLATRAAAITAEDHVLEPSAGTGMLAARAIAAGASVTLNERDPCRAALLALVTNAEVTTHDAEFINDRLPPDVRPTVVLINPPFSRSEGRGEDRHAGARHLRSALLRLADGGRCVAIMSPAFAHDGSGARGYVSVAEIARPRVEITILGRPYVKHGTGIAVRLIVFDKGWIGETERHTVDTIEAALPIVLALPPRLHPSDEPPPASPAVIPFRPALKSASGSLFSGLASPKVMAPSRIAAKDDPAEPLAYSVRDAPLPVGDPVGIYAPWRLARIDIPGATPHPDNLVESLAMASVLPPIPQYRPLFQKRASSALSDAQLEAIIYAGDAFSRDLPGRFVPNEAGDQLRENADGHAYRMGFFIGDGTGVGKGREGAAIIRDQWNCGNCRAVWISRGATLIEDARRDWTALGGLPIDIQPLDAFPLGQPIGMASGILFLTYATLRSQRHDQCSRLQQILQWTEATFEGVILFDESHSMGNAAGTKDEYRQAKGSEQGLAGVRLQNALPRARVVYESATGATKPENLSYASRLGLWGPGTAFVNRDAFLAAMTDGGIAAMEIVARDLKSMGLYTARALSFAGVEYDPLEHRLTPDQIEIYDAYADAWAIVHQNLDEVLKASNIVDRMSGLTMNAMAKGSALSRFESAKQRFFSQVLISMKMPTVVRAIEEELAAGHVAVVQLTSTAEAILERRRADLSPDERANLAIDVSPLDTLIDYLKTAFPTRQMRAFRSSDGAMRSEPMHDGDGNAVLCQEAVAARDNLVESLCSMPPVPAALDFLIAHFGTDTVAEVTGRTRRVVLEEQGRQKLERRSASSNIAETDAFMSGRKPILVFSEAGGTGRSYHADLDCPTANKRRIHFLLEPGWRADIAIQGLGRTHRTYQWKPPVFRPVTTNCKGERRFISTIARRLDTLGALTRGQRQAGGQNLFDPADNLESSYAREALTQWYHLLHAGKLASIGLEKFQFITGLKLVDENGTLLDKLPPIQRWLNRILALRIATQDAIFEEYMGLIQARVDAAREAGTLDLGVEAMRAERIVELSQQVLREDPVSGAETRLLRLELHLKPRVTGWARLDKIWGASSDVQYLRNSRSGRVALCVPSWSITDEDGKPVKMMELVRPTGSNRIQLAGLGHTHWEVIDRDSFRSFWEAEVGEALEKVDIETISVATGLLLPVWNQLPQDDVRVWRIDDASGTSILGRIVMSGAIEKLESAFGLTSSIMLTPDELIEAARYGDGGLIPGLHGARLVSAMVNDSRRFEIRDYRPEDREWLKARGAFSEVIAYRTRLFLPAGKADEILGAIVAERSQ